A genomic region of Longimicrobiaceae bacterium contains the following coding sequences:
- a CDS encoding GNAT family N-acetyltransferase → MEIVTARLVLREFVEADAPSFAAYHADPRQAQFYTPEEAEPARVLRLLGLFRGWACEDPRSNYQLAIATRGAPSGVIGCAGIRREGRGDHQAELGIELAPEHWGRGYATEAAAALLAFGFRDLGLWRITADSVDANDRIARLLRRLGFEAIGTRPGTEWMRARGWSHAEWLFTRDRWSPLTNHPEPER, encoded by the coding sequence ATGGAGATCGTCACAGCCCGCCTCGTGCTGCGCGAGTTCGTGGAGGCGGACGCGCCGTCGTTCGCCGCCTACCACGCCGATCCGCGCCAAGCCCAGTTCTACACGCCCGAAGAGGCCGAGCCCGCGCGCGTGCTGCGGCTGCTCGGCCTCTTCCGCGGCTGGGCGTGCGAAGATCCGCGATCCAACTACCAGCTCGCCATCGCCACACGCGGCGCACCCTCGGGGGTGATCGGGTGCGCGGGCATCCGCAGGGAAGGGCGCGGCGATCACCAGGCGGAGCTCGGCATCGAGCTGGCGCCGGAGCACTGGGGCAGGGGCTACGCGACCGAAGCCGCGGCGGCGCTGCTCGCGTTCGGCTTCCGCGATCTCGGGCTCTGGCGGATCACCGCGGATTCGGTAGATGCGAACGACCGCATCGCGCGCCTGCTTCGCCGCCTCGGCTTCGAAGCCATCGGCACGCGCCCCGGCACCGAGTGGATGCGCGCCCGAGGCTGGAGTCACGCCGAGTGGCTGTTCACCCGGGACCGGTGGTCTCCTCTGACGAACCACCCGGAGCCGGAGAGGTAG
- a CDS encoding RNB domain-containing ribonuclease has product MSEPGAQTSPLDAAFAAARAELGIRTEFPADVVAEAEAAAKRVPTADAGRVDRTAVEFVTVDPPGSRDLDQALFFERMGDGYRLLYAIADVGFWVDRGGAVEREAWLRGVTFYAPDERESLYPPVLSQGAASLLPDQPCPAVIFGFELNARADIVSSTVERALVRSRAQLTYEQALEHVQGGGKLFAGKPWAESLMLLKEFGEKRKMRETERGGVSLPILDQHVEKAAAARLGYKLDYELPNAAEDWNAQVSLLTGHGAALRMLDGRVGLLRTMPAPESAALESFRRAALALGFAWTEGMSYPDFIHSVDVTSPNATALLWQARRTNRGADYTAFDGEPPAAPNHSALAMPYAHVTAPLRRLADRYVIDLLITLASGGRPTPDEVATLAKLPPLMDEAEKKDGKLERRVVDVAEAWTLRGCEGNDYPAVVLGVRNGKVEVQLQDPAIRSEVQKPEGAPRLELGTAVRVRLVRADVQAGKLEFSLAEGAPAAGPAANASGDAARASGDGAAPTSPAPGGSSEETTGPG; this is encoded by the coding sequence AACATCGCCGCTGGATGCAGCGTTCGCCGCCGCGCGGGCGGAGCTGGGCATCCGCACGGAGTTCCCGGCGGACGTGGTGGCCGAGGCGGAAGCGGCGGCCAAGCGCGTGCCCACTGCCGATGCGGGGCGTGTGGACCGGACGGCGGTGGAGTTCGTGACGGTCGACCCGCCGGGGAGCCGCGATCTGGACCAGGCGCTCTTCTTCGAGCGCATGGGCGATGGCTACCGGCTGCTGTACGCCATCGCGGACGTGGGGTTCTGGGTGGACCGCGGCGGCGCGGTGGAGCGCGAGGCGTGGCTGCGCGGCGTGACCTTCTACGCGCCGGACGAGCGCGAGTCGCTGTACCCGCCGGTGCTGAGCCAGGGCGCCGCGAGTCTGCTGCCCGACCAGCCGTGCCCCGCCGTGATCTTCGGCTTCGAGCTGAACGCGCGCGCGGACATCGTGAGCAGCACGGTCGAGCGGGCGCTGGTGCGCAGCCGCGCGCAGCTCACGTACGAGCAGGCGCTGGAGCACGTGCAGGGCGGCGGGAAGCTGTTCGCCGGCAAGCCGTGGGCGGAGTCGCTGATGCTGCTGAAGGAGTTCGGCGAGAAGCGAAAGATGCGGGAGACGGAGCGCGGCGGCGTGTCGCTGCCCATCCTGGACCAGCACGTGGAGAAGGCGGCGGCGGCGCGGCTGGGCTACAAGCTGGACTACGAGCTTCCGAACGCGGCGGAGGACTGGAACGCGCAGGTGTCGCTGCTCACCGGGCACGGCGCCGCGCTGCGCATGCTGGACGGCCGCGTGGGCCTGCTGCGCACCATGCCCGCCCCGGAGTCGGCGGCGCTGGAGAGCTTCCGGCGCGCCGCGCTGGCGCTGGGCTTCGCGTGGACGGAGGGGATGAGCTACCCGGACTTCATCCACTCGGTAGACGTGACGAGTCCCAACGCGACGGCGCTGCTCTGGCAGGCGCGGCGCACCAACCGCGGCGCGGACTACACCGCGTTCGACGGCGAGCCGCCCGCGGCGCCCAACCACTCCGCGCTGGCGATGCCGTACGCGCACGTCACCGCGCCGCTGCGGCGCCTGGCGGATCGCTACGTGATCGACCTGCTGATCACGCTGGCGAGCGGCGGGCGGCCCACGCCGGACGAGGTGGCGACGCTCGCCAAGCTGCCGCCGCTGATGGACGAGGCGGAGAAGAAGGACGGCAAGCTGGAGCGCCGCGTGGTGGACGTCGCCGAGGCGTGGACGCTGCGCGGGTGCGAGGGCAACGACTACCCCGCCGTGGTGCTGGGCGTGCGGAACGGCAAGGTCGAGGTGCAGCTCCAGGATCCCGCCATCCGCTCCGAGGTTCAGAAGCCGGAGGGTGCACCCCGCCTGGAGCTTGGCACGGCCGTCCGGGTCCGGCTGGTCCGCGCCGACGTGCAGGCCGGCAAGCTGGAGTTCAGCCTCGCGGAGGGTGCGCCGGCGGCCGGACCCGCGGCGAACGCTTCGGGAGATGCGGCGCGAGCATCGGGGGATGGCGCGGCGCCTACCTCTCCGGCTCCGGGTGGTTCGTCAGAGGAGACCACCGGTCCCGGGTGA
- a CDS encoding alpha/beta hydrolase-fold protein, translating into MHREHQRWYSPSLGRDMDLLVFGHSGARVVVFPTSMGRYFEWEDQGMMQALGEHLERGWAQLFCLDSVDEESWYAKWKHPGDRAWRHLQYEQYVLSEVLPFSQSRNPNPFAITAGASFGAYHAVNMALRHPHLFGRAIGLSGLYDNGDFVNGHSDANVFANNPSAYVTHEHDWGRLEAMRRLDIILAIGRDDPSFGNNEYLSRILWEKGIGNALRVWDGWAHDWPWWRQMIQMYIGGSD; encoded by the coding sequence ATGCACCGCGAGCACCAACGGTGGTACAGCCCGTCGCTGGGCCGCGACATGGACCTGCTGGTGTTCGGGCATTCCGGGGCGCGGGTGGTGGTCTTCCCCACCAGCATGGGGCGCTACTTCGAGTGGGAAGACCAGGGGATGATGCAGGCGCTGGGCGAGCACCTGGAGCGCGGCTGGGCCCAGCTGTTCTGCCTGGACAGCGTGGACGAGGAGAGCTGGTACGCCAAGTGGAAGCACCCCGGCGACCGCGCCTGGCGCCACCTCCAATACGAGCAGTACGTCCTCTCCGAGGTCCTCCCCTTCTCGCAGAGCCGCAACCCGAACCCGTTCGCGATCACCGCGGGCGCCAGCTTCGGCGCGTACCACGCGGTGAACATGGCGCTGCGCCACCCGCACCTGTTCGGGCGCGCGATCGGGCTGAGCGGGCTGTACGACAACGGCGATTTCGTGAACGGGCACAGCGACGCCAACGTGTTCGCCAACAACCCGTCGGCGTACGTGACGCACGAGCACGACTGGGGGCGGCTGGAGGCCATGCGGCGGCTGGACATCATCCTCGCCATCGGGCGCGACGACCCGTCGTTCGGCAACAACGAGTACCTGTCGCGCATCCTGTGGGAGAAGGGCATCGGGAACGCCCTGCGCGTGTGGGACGGCTGGGCGCACGACTGGCCCTGGTGGCGCCAGATGATCCAGATGTACATCGGCGGGAGCGACTGA